The Schistocerca gregaria isolate iqSchGreg1 unplaced genomic scaffold, iqSchGreg1.2 ptg000182l, whole genome shotgun sequence sequence GCCTTTGACATTATCTGTGCACTTTTTGACACTTTTGCATTGTAGGTACCGTTGCTGACAGACTTGCCGCGCACAGCATCAAAATTCAAAACGCTCCATTGTATTCAATCCGAGAACTGAAATCCCTCGTCCGAATTTCTGCTTCGGACATGCAGCGCAATGTTAGCTCGACCCTCGAGGCGCTCAAAGATCTCTTTGTGAACGTGCTGTTGCCCCCTAGCCGAAAGCTCATCTTTTTCCACAAGCGACCCCTCAACGGAGAAAACGTTTCAGAAGAACATTTGGTTTATTGGTTCTTTGAACACACACTAAAGTCCATCTTCTTGCAATATCTCAACGTGATGGAAGAAGTTTCACAAAAAAGCGTTCTTTTCGTCAAATGTAAGATACTGAACTATCTGCATGACATGCTCATTGAGAGGCCTGAACAGGAACATCTGATTTTGTCTCGCTTGCTTAATAGATATACAGACAAGAACAAAAAACTCTCATCTTCAAACACTTATTTGTTTATGAGGCTTCTGGAACGGCACCCCAAGATGGGTATCCTTATAGTTAAAGAGGTGGAGGTACTGTTGCACCGTCTAAAGTTGTCTGAAAGAGCTCAGCGTCACTTCATTCAACTTCTGATCCAGATAGGCTCTAAATTAAAGACTCAGGAAATTATTGAAAAACTTCTTCAGATCTACTTTTACGTTTTTCGAAGACGCGTAGAGCTGAACAGAGACTATCACAGTCGAATTTTGAACGCTTTGTTAACGGGAATTGACCGAGCAATTCCATTCGTCCAACTTGAATCTGATTTCTTTTCAAGCCATTTGAGTGTGCTGTTCAAAATCGTTCATGTGTCCGAATTTGGCAGGAGCACCAGAACTCTGACGTTGCTGTTCAATGTCATGAAGGCACAGGGGAATGTTACTGATCGGTTTTACAGAGCGCTGTATCGAAAGCTATGTTGTCCTGACATGTCGAGGTCATCTAAAAAGCACCACTTTTTGGACTTGGTGTACCGAGCTATGGTACACGACAAAGACATCGCCCGTGTAAAGGCCTTTGTGAAGCGCTGCGCACAGGTTTGCTTATTGCAGACTCCTGAGTGCGTCTGTGCCTTCCTTCTACTCTTGTCGAATATCATTGCGAAGGTGCCGGGATTGACAGGTCTATTGAAGAATGGCCCAGAGACCAAAGTGGAAAAAAATGTACTGGCTCAAACTGTAGGTCAAATTGAAAAGGTGACAGACAGTATTTCGAACTTCACAATACCTCGTTCTCGTAGAACGAGAACAATGATTTCATACGAGGGTAAAAAGAAAGAAGCTGAGAAGGCCAAACATAAAGCATCAAGCATAGAGGACGCTGACACTTTTACTGAAGGGGGTCAAATTTCTGATGGCCCAAATAAGCCTTTTCCAATCGCGGACGTTTCGACTATCCAAGTTGAATCTTACGATCCCAGTTGTCGCGACCCCCGTTACTCCAATGCCGACTGCTCTGCACTTTGGGAACTGAACATTTTAACCTGGCATTACCACCCGCAAGTTTGCAAATGGGCCAAGATGCTTCTCGAATGCAAGCAATTCAGCTATCTCGAGGACGTATTCTCTGATTTCTCGGTATATAACTTTACGAGGCAGCTTTCAACACGGCAACTAGATCAATTTTTATCGAAGTCGCGCGACACAGCCGAAAAATGTTCAGAAGTAGATAACGGCGCGGCGGAACCATTTGGATGGATTCACCGAATGAGCCAAGATCTGCTTACCTCCCCCGATGAGGAGGAGGCTGGCGTCGATACGTTTTTCTATAAGTACTTTGTCCAGCGCAAAAAACTCACTGAACAAAAGCTCAAATACCAAAAAatgaagaaagaatttaaaaaagaatCAGCCGTCGATGAGCGTTCTTCAAGTCGAGTAAAACTGCTTGCCCAGGAAGATGACAAATGCGAGTCTAGTTCTGATGATGAAGAACTCGATTTAGACGAAGATGACAACGAAGCCGAATCAGATTACGAAGACTTTGAAATTTCGGACGACTCCGAATCCAGTGAGAACAATGATAATGACGCCTCAAAACTTGACAGTCCAGTAGCGAAGACCAAATTTTGTCAAAACAGTAAAAAGGATAAACTTCAATCTAAAAATACCCCAAAAGAATTGATGCCCACGCCAACTCCAAATTCACGTTCCATTCGTCCTAAGCGTCCTGCTAGTTCTCAAAAATTTCGCAAAACAAAACATGACTCTAATAACTGCAAAGAAGCTTCAGCCAAGCATAATTGCCACAAAAGGCGGCGCTCACTTCAAGATTGAAATTCATATACCCCTACAAGGAAAAAGAAAGCACCATAACCAATATCCCTTACCTATTGTCTCTTTTTTGATTGCCTCGTCTTGCTCAATGTTAATTTTTAAATAACTTTGTAAAATCATATCTAAAATCCTATTATGCACACAGAATAGCGATACTAAATTCTGCGAGCCCGGTTATGTAAAAATAGAGACTGTCTGTATTTAGAGTTTTTTATTCAAATATACTCTCCTCACAGGGATATTCTAGGTCCGACAGAGGTTCCTCCTCGTCCGGTATTTTGGGGTCAGCTATCCCAACGCGTGGGGATGATGCATACATTTCTACATGTTTCTTGACTACCATTTCGAATTCATTTTTGTCCCTCAAATAAATCGAAGCCGCATTACTATTAAGGGGATCACTGGGATTGGGATACAGCAACAGCTGCGGTAGAAAAACTTCAAATACATTCAACAAGTCTATCAAAAAAAACTTTTAGTATTGAGAAATAGCATCATCTAAATTTTTATACGTGTGTTCATCATGTACACGCTTTACCAATTTAGACTCTTCTTCAAATACAATCTGTTTTACCTACCAAACATTGGTGACCAGCTCTGATTGATAACATCAAGACATACTGAGCCGGAACTGGTTCAAAAGGTGTGAGTGGCAAGATCAATTTCTCAAAATTTAAATGTACAGCATTTAATGCGTACGCTTCATCTACATTagggtgaaaaatttttgtttggaATCCTATCGAAGGCGATCGATAGGGATATTGTGACGGTAGTTCTACTCTAACCCTCCATATTCCTCCTTCATATGGACCTTTAATTTGCTCAGTGATGAATTCGAACTCgaattttttaagaaatatttcgtACTATCTGTTGGCCCTTTCAATAACACTACAAAAACGTTTTTCGATTGAGCATCAGTCTCTACATAATAGTCCTTCATCATGCTATTAAATGCGCGATGAGAAACGTGAGCGAACAGTATAACACGgaattttgagagctacaaaattttacTGGCCCTACGATAATTCGCCTCATTGGTTCTCTCAACCAGTTTACGTACAGTTTCATAATGTCCGTGTCTTTTCGCATTTCAGAAATAGACATGGTGTCCTTTGACTACTCAGATCTCCTAAGAATCCTGAGTATAGCAGGCTCCAAATATTTGAGTAACAAGTTAATACGCGTTTATCTAATTATGAGATGAGACTGAatatttatgtgacaaaactaaaCGCTtataagaaaaactgaaaaatgaaactGATAAATCAACTACAAAATTGCACTCTAACTCTTTTTTTCTATCAAAAAAATTGGTG is a genomic window containing:
- the LOC126304736 gene encoding CCAAT/enhancer-binding protein zeta-like, with the translated sequence MTLCICLTTGERSIFTPEDYMKTKKKKLSVQAPVSDENPLPSETTARFQNLNDCQKFTPEHLGVSWYDRVLELPAIASPSSPPSLEFIRKKQSEAELIYQNHVNEHNSHSDKPGGNWLDHVIKSGTVADRLAAHSIKIQNAPLYSIRELKSLVRISASDMQRNVSSTLEALKDLFVNVLLPPSRKLIFFHKRPLNGENVSEEHLVYWFFEHTLKSIFLQYLNVMEEVSQKSVLFVKCKILNYLHDMLIERPEQEHLILSRLLNRYTDKNKKLSSSNTYLFMRLLERHPKMGILIVKEVEIYFYVFRRRVELNRDYHSRILNALLTGIDRAIPFVQLESDFFSSHLSVLFKIVHVSEFGRSTRTLTLLFNVMKAQGNVTDRFYRALYRKLCCPDMSRSSKKHHFLDLVYRAMVHDKDIARVKAFVKRCAQVCLLQTPECVCAFLLLLSNIIAKVPGLTGLLKNGPETKVEKNVLAQTVGQIEKVTDSISNFTIPRSRRTRTMISYEGKKKEAEKAKHKASSIEDADTFTEGGQISDGPNKPFPIADVSTIQVESYDPSCRDPRYSNADCSALWELNILTWHYHPQVCKWAKMLLECKQFSYLEDVFSDFSVYNFTRQLSTRQLDQFLSKSRDTAEKCSEVDNGAAEPFGWIHRMSQDLLTSPDEEEAGVDTFFYKYFVQRKKLTEQKLKYQKMKKEFKKESAVDERSSSRVKLLAQEDDKCESSSDDEELDLDEDDNEAESDYEDFEISDDSESSENNDNDASKLDSPVAKTKFCQNSKKDKLQSKNTPKELMPTPTPNSRSIRPKRPASSQKFRKTKHDSNNCKEASAKHNCHKRRRSLQD
- the LOC126304710 gene encoding uncharacterized protein LOC126304710 produces the protein MSISEMRKDTDIMKLMMKDYYVETDAQSKNVFVVLLKGPTDSPYEGGIWRVRVELPSQYPYRSPSIGFQTKIFHPNVDEASGSVCLDVINQSWSPMFDLLNVFEVFLPQLLLYPNPSDPLNSNAASIYLRDKNEFEMVVKKHVEMYASSPRVGIADPKIPDEEEPLSDLEYPCEESIFE